In Desulfobacterales bacterium, a genomic segment contains:
- a CDS encoding prepilin-type N-terminal cleavage/methylation domain-containing protein yields the protein MFRLNRGSNGFTIVELLISIAVFGIVVAGITLAYQAQLRSYYTQREMVDMQQNLRAATYLMTRELKLAGLDPTGKAGADITVADAHTISFSMDFTGGLSDGVDNDKDGVVDEGGDGVDNNVNGLIDEPDEAEWYNESTADPNEQITYNLSNDGNGNGLNDGLVTENNTGAACHLLRNGQPMASSIDALNFVYLDGNGAVIGTPVADTSTIRSVQISLVARTGAGASAFGISYQDTQSYSNQRPGAPEVILPVQNDNFRRIPMTVEVKCRNMGLE from the coding sequence ATGTTTCGATTAAACAGAGGCAGTAACGGCTTTACAATCGTTGAACTGCTCATCTCAATTGCCGTGTTCGGCATCGTCGTAGCGGGAATTACGTTGGCTTACCAGGCACAGCTGCGCTCTTACTATACCCAGCGTGAGATGGTCGATATGCAGCAAAACCTTCGGGCGGCGACGTATCTGATGACCCGGGAGCTCAAGCTGGCCGGTCTTGACCCCACCGGAAAGGCCGGGGCCGACATTACTGTGGCGGATGCGCACACCATTAGCTTCTCAATGGACTTTACGGGTGGCCTGAGTGATGGCGTGGATAACGATAAAGACGGTGTGGTGGATGAGGGCGGGGACGGTGTTGATAATAACGTCAACGGGCTGATCGACGAGCCGGATGAGGCGGAATGGTATAACGAAAGTACGGCCGATCCCAACGAGCAGATTACCTATAATTTGAGTAATGACGGGAACGGGAATGGCCTCAATGACGGGCTTGTCACCGAGAACAATACCGGTGCTGCTTGCCATCTATTAAGAAACGGGCAACCAATGGCCTCAAGTATCGATGCACTCAATTTTGTTTACCTTGACGGCAATGGTGCGGTGATCGGTACCCCTGTAGCGGATACATCCACTATCCGTTCGGTTCAAATCTCCCTTGTTGCCCGTACCGGCGCGGGTGCAAGCGCTTTTGGGATCAGCTATCAGGACACCCAGTCATATTCGAATCAACGACCCGGCGCGCCGGAGGTGATTTTGCCGGTCCAGAATGATAATTTCCGTCGTATTCCCATGACGGTCGAGGTCAAATGCCGCAACATGGGATTGGAATGA
- a CDS encoding response regulator transcription factor — translation MRLRILLADDHEIVREGLRSLIKGQPYMEVVAEAETGREAVLLARRHRPDVIIMDIGMPDLNGMDATILCIEAVPEVKVIALSMHSDTNYVLGMLKAGAKGFILKEGAFKELIQAIRVAEDNQIYLSPKVTGVIVSDCIPHVPPEMTPSTKDLTVKEREVLQMIAEGHPTRRIAEALNVSVKTVEARRKCIMEKLGLHSVAELTKYAIRVGLTTADV, via the coding sequence ATGAGACTACGCATTCTTTTAGCCGATGATCACGAAATTGTCAGGGAAGGCCTGCGCAGCCTCATCAAGGGCCAGCCGTATATGGAAGTGGTGGCGGAAGCAGAAACGGGCCGGGAAGCCGTATTGCTGGCCCGCCGGCATCGGCCGGATGTTATCATCATGGACATCGGCATGCCCGATTTAAATGGCATGGATGCCACCATTCTGTGTATCGAGGCGGTTCCGGAGGTCAAGGTGATCGCCCTGTCCATGCATTCGGACACGAACTATGTTCTCGGCATGCTCAAAGCCGGTGCCAAGGGGTTTATTTTGAAAGAAGGCGCCTTTAAAGAGTTGATTCAGGCCATTCGGGTTGCAGAAGACAATCAGATATATTTGAGCCCCAAGGTGACTGGCGTCATTGTCAGTGATTGTATTCCCCACGTTCCTCCCGAGATGACCCCCTCGACAAAAGACCTCACCGTTAAGGAACGTGAAGTCCTGCAGATGATCGCGGAGGGACACCCCACCCGTCGAATCGCCGAAGCCTTGAACGTAAGCGTCAAAACCGTCGAGGCCCGCCGTAAGTGCATTATGGAAAAGCTCGGTCTGCACAGCGTGGCGGAATTGACCAAATACGCTATCAGGGTTGGACTCACCACGGCCGACGTTTAG
- a CDS encoding PilC/PilY family type IV pilus protein has translation MFYFKKYTSICVRMIVLAAVMACLPAAAIADTCDCTDTADPPFLAAGVDPNLLLIIDNSASMYDMAYQKNDTVCFDDTYDHNVIYSGYFDGSSWYAHNSGSNRFETTVAGACAGAAGTTAYSNAYVCVVTRTEVVGADTIIQVDAFKATGNFLNWATASKFDIQKQILTGGKYTAGELESEGRGCSGNRFIKEVGLTSGATAYKLVLGIRTDYDDTDGVDTTLIDIFQITQNGFVPEKCQAAIDLMMGDPTGFGQVKQSIIDCMEYDAQNPYQQPGEHDKQALINSLHDCWYLNKQGDWPGGGAQGFNFENWCADVYTRDDPRTITKDNAAYVCYGNGTTPALEGFIGECWNPPGVCHDVACVDRALQPRERCNGGVIEYCTNWNSGKSECKKEEDWVVVQECDGGGAVGGWKSDAEIVAMGRDWTNLDECITAARERFCGYIEVPQVVDPSDLQMSSGETWNLPAMLMSQGAAGQLGTPLATFQARIATDAVPSGLLEIYGQEIKIGAMAFNYDGSKSECAKPFPYVTYDCDDPDNKDGTYLVQPIGAGADHLTGLKSNINNIKAKSWTPLAEAVFNAIGYYTQRADLRLNPTDFPVDAAPISEYCEKNNLLLITDGASTADLNPIMVNLAGAAGVKDEPDVDNSAGCGDLYGSSYLDDLTHYAWKGNIFSGSPYAESELYQNILTFLVVAGTPRDEGVGECNPKTLLENAAFNGGSEAPLIAADPAQLKQQIESVLRTVMKRAAAGSAASVIAATRGGEGAVYQAIFWPHMDDPSGKPEVTWTGEVHALLVDAYGRLYEDDGDKALTDADQRVVFFFDEANGATMACYGEVNAAGVCNGTVKSLHDVNYLWSAAEWLAGIGDADIDANRAVYISDEKKRYIFTWNDLNNNGAADANEMLPFVPAMDWAAQSVVPAAGAPNRPAVPLDFGMATDAGVDAIVSWIRGKDNLADDTVRKRQVPTPPNFNITGSPANITWRLVDIIHSTPTAVGRPMDNYHLLYRDEGYAKFYEKYQHRRNVIYFGGNDGLLHAVNGGFYDESTQAFCLSPGCAAVANAPLLGAELWAYAPYNLLPHLRCLTEKNYVHKYFVDLKPRIFDVRIFTPDADHPEGWGTILIAGMRIGGGKVSTSDITDSRQFVSSYVVMDITNPEIPPVLLGELTFDPATSAELGHTVAVPAVVPMKEGNVTKWYLVVGSGPTDVDSDGGLNWGREGTSNQKPRIGVFPLDKLTTGSKVFRIPAVPPDAGSAAGSHVLATSGDGMVSDIISVDYDLVPDYRVDALYFGTIEGKWAAKGGSWDGKLYRWVTNADSRMTAPHEWGKSTFVLGPPGVMFEPGRPISAAPSVGWDGDSFWVYFGTGRFMHKDDKTDVSSNGQESYYGIKEPMDCNGNFTWRPVTNANALIPPSDLDAPGTRKLLRIDQILVQQAEKPEAALLSCEGGGVGCLPAGVTTFKDMVDYIAGTGCVYDENKVFKGYSGTDGWYLNFSAPRERNLGQATLLGGLLTFTTYQPFDDVCRPEGQAYLYALYYQSGTAWYQPVFSEGIGLSGDDPPNVINKLDIGRGLATTPNLHVGRQSGDTAFVQTSTGAIVEINRPTLPIKTMKSGRMSWRSE, from the coding sequence ATGTTCTATTTTAAAAAATACACATCAATTTGCGTTCGAATGATTGTGCTGGCGGCGGTTATGGCATGTTTGCCGGCTGCGGCGATTGCGGATACGTGTGATTGCACGGATACGGCGGATCCTCCCTTTCTCGCGGCCGGAGTGGACCCGAACCTGCTGTTGATCATCGATAACTCCGCCAGTATGTATGATATGGCGTATCAGAAGAATGACACGGTCTGCTTTGATGATACCTATGATCATAACGTGATTTATTCGGGGTATTTTGACGGAAGTTCTTGGTATGCGCACAACAGCGGTTCTAATAGATTTGAAACGACTGTTGCTGGCGCATGCGCAGGCGCGGCCGGAACGACTGCTTACAGCAATGCCTATGTGTGCGTGGTTACCAGAACCGAAGTGGTCGGCGCGGACACCATTATTCAGGTGGACGCTTTCAAAGCCACGGGCAACTTTCTCAATTGGGCCACGGCCTCCAAGTTCGACATTCAAAAACAGATTCTCACGGGTGGAAAATATACTGCCGGCGAACTGGAATCAGAAGGCCGGGGTTGCTCCGGAAATCGTTTCATTAAAGAAGTTGGTCTTACGAGTGGGGCCACCGCCTACAAGCTGGTGTTGGGTATTCGAACCGACTATGACGACACGGACGGCGTTGATACGACGCTGATCGACATTTTTCAGATTACTCAGAACGGTTTTGTGCCCGAAAAATGCCAGGCGGCTATTGATTTAATGATGGGGGATCCGACTGGTTTCGGGCAGGTCAAGCAAAGCATCATAGACTGCATGGAATACGATGCTCAAAATCCGTATCAACAGCCAGGTGAACATGACAAGCAGGCATTGATTAATTCCTTGCACGACTGCTGGTATCTGAACAAGCAGGGGGATTGGCCCGGAGGGGGGGCTCAGGGGTTTAATTTTGAAAATTGGTGCGCGGATGTGTATACCCGGGACGACCCACGGACCATCACAAAGGACAACGCGGCCTATGTCTGCTATGGCAACGGTACGACACCGGCACTGGAAGGGTTTATCGGTGAATGCTGGAATCCTCCCGGCGTATGTCACGATGTCGCCTGCGTGGATAGGGCGCTTCAACCCAGGGAGCGATGCAACGGCGGCGTTATTGAATATTGCACGAACTGGAACAGCGGAAAAAGTGAATGCAAGAAAGAAGAAGACTGGGTCGTTGTCCAGGAGTGTGACGGTGGCGGCGCGGTCGGCGGATGGAAGAGCGATGCCGAAATCGTGGCGATGGGAAGGGATTGGACAAATCTGGATGAGTGTATCACTGCAGCTCGTGAGCGGTTTTGCGGGTATATTGAAGTTCCTCAGGTGGTGGATCCCAGCGATTTACAGATGTCCTCCGGTGAAACATGGAACCTGCCCGCCATGCTCATGAGCCAGGGGGCGGCCGGTCAACTCGGGACCCCACTGGCGACCTTTCAAGCGCGTATCGCTACGGATGCCGTTCCATCCGGTCTGCTTGAAATATATGGTCAGGAAATTAAAATCGGCGCAATGGCATTTAATTATGACGGGTCAAAGAGTGAGTGTGCTAAACCCTTCCCCTACGTGACCTATGACTGCGATGATCCGGACAATAAGGACGGCACGTATCTGGTTCAACCCATCGGCGCCGGGGCCGATCATCTCACCGGATTGAAGAGCAATATCAATAATATTAAGGCTAAGTCCTGGACGCCCCTGGCCGAGGCGGTTTTTAATGCCATCGGCTATTATACGCAACGGGCGGATCTTCGGTTAAACCCAACTGATTTTCCCGTTGATGCGGCGCCTATCTCCGAATATTGCGAAAAAAACAACCTGCTTCTTATTACGGACGGCGCTTCCACGGCTGATTTGAATCCAATTATGGTGAACCTTGCCGGTGCCGCCGGCGTAAAAGACGAACCTGATGTTGATAATTCGGCCGGATGCGGTGATTTATACGGCAGCTCCTATCTAGATGATTTGACCCATTATGCCTGGAAAGGGAATATTTTTTCCGGCAGTCCCTATGCCGAGTCTGAATTGTATCAGAATATTCTGACGTTTTTGGTGGTGGCCGGAACGCCTCGTGATGAAGGGGTTGGAGAATGCAACCCAAAAACATTGCTCGAAAATGCGGCGTTTAACGGCGGTAGTGAGGCGCCGCTTATTGCCGCTGATCCGGCACAGCTTAAGCAGCAAATCGAGAGCGTGCTCAGGACGGTCATGAAAAGAGCTGCTGCCGGTTCCGCCGCTTCGGTCATCGCGGCGACGCGCGGGGGCGAAGGGGCCGTTTACCAGGCTATTTTCTGGCCTCACATGGATGATCCGAGTGGAAAGCCGGAAGTGACTTGGACCGGTGAGGTTCATGCACTGTTGGTGGATGCCTATGGTAGGCTGTATGAAGATGATGGGGACAAGGCGTTGACCGACGCGGATCAGCGGGTGGTCTTCTTTTTTGACGAGGCCAATGGCGCTACCATGGCCTGCTATGGAGAGGTGAATGCGGCCGGTGTTTGCAACGGAACGGTCAAGAGTCTGCATGATGTCAACTATCTGTGGTCCGCGGCGGAATGGCTGGCCGGTATTGGTGATGCGGATATTGATGCCAACCGTGCCGTCTATATATCGGATGAAAAAAAGCGCTATATCTTTACCTGGAACGATCTGAACAATAACGGCGCTGCGGACGCCAATGAGATGCTCCCCTTTGTACCAGCCATGGATTGGGCTGCGCAGTCGGTGGTCCCGGCGGCCGGGGCACCCAACCGGCCGGCGGTACCGCTGGATTTTGGCATGGCCACGGATGCCGGAGTGGATGCCATTGTCAGTTGGATACGAGGCAAAGACAATTTGGCTGACGACACGGTTCGAAAGCGCCAGGTTCCCACCCCGCCCAATTTTAACATTACCGGGTCACCGGCGAATATCACATGGCGTTTGGTGGATATTATTCATTCCACGCCGACGGCTGTGGGCCGTCCCATGGATAATTACCATTTACTCTATCGGGATGAGGGGTACGCAAAATTTTATGAAAAATATCAACATCGGCGAAATGTTATTTATTTTGGTGGAAACGACGGGTTGCTTCATGCGGTAAACGGCGGGTTTTATGATGAGAGCACCCAAGCGTTCTGCCTGAGTCCGGGATGTGCGGCGGTTGCGAACGCCCCTTTGCTGGGAGCGGAGCTCTGGGCGTATGCGCCGTATAATTTGCTTCCCCATTTGCGTTGCCTTACCGAAAAAAATTATGTTCATAAATATTTCGTGGATTTAAAGCCGCGAATCTTTGATGTCCGAATTTTTACCCCTGACGCGGACCATCCCGAAGGGTGGGGAACCATCCTGATTGCGGGCATGCGGATTGGAGGTGGCAAGGTCTCAACCAGTGATATCACCGATAGCCGTCAGTTTGTTTCTTCCTATGTGGTGATGGACATAACCAATCCTGAAATACCACCGGTCCTTTTGGGTGAATTGACTTTTGATCCCGCCACGAGTGCGGAACTGGGTCATACCGTGGCTGTTCCCGCGGTTGTTCCCATGAAGGAAGGAAACGTAACCAAATGGTATCTGGTCGTGGGCAGCGGCCCGACGGATGTGGATTCCGACGGCGGTTTAAACTGGGGACGTGAAGGAACAAGTAACCAGAAACCGCGGATCGGCGTGTTTCCACTGGACAAGTTGACTACCGGATCAAAGGTGTTTCGGATTCCGGCGGTTCCCCCTGATGCCGGTTCAGCGGCCGGCAGCCATGTGTTAGCGACCTCTGGAGATGGCATGGTATCGGACATTATCAGCGTGGATTACGACCTGGTGCCCGATTACCGGGTTGATGCGCTCTATTTCGGCACCATTGAAGGCAAATGGGCGGCTAAGGGCGGCAGTTGGGATGGAAAACTTTATCGCTGGGTCACTAACGCGGATAGCCGAATGACCGCCCCGCATGAGTGGGGGAAATCTACTTTCGTATTAGGCCCTCCCGGTGTGATGTTTGAGCCCGGCCGGCCGATCTCCGCTGCGCCCAGCGTTGGATGGGATGGCGATAGTTTTTGGGTTTATTTCGGTACGGGCCGATTCATGCACAAAGATGATAAGACGGATGTCAGCAGCAACGGCCAGGAGAGCTATTACGGCATCAAGGAGCCGATGGATTGCAACGGTAATTTTACCTGGCGCCCGGTTACAAATGCGAATGCACTGATTCCACCGAGCGACCTGGACGCACCAGGTACTCGAAAATTGTTGCGGATCGACCAGATATTGGTGCAACAGGCAGAAAAACCGGAAGCTGCGCTTCTTTCCTGCGAAGGGGGCGGCGTCGGGTGTTTGCCCGCCGGTGTGACGACCTTTAAGGATATGGTTGATTATATTGCCGGCACGGGATGTGTTTATGACGAGAACAAAGTGTTCAAAGGCTATTCAGGCACGGACGGCTGGTATTTAAACTTCTCAGCGCCTCGGGAGCGGAATTTGGGTCAAGCCACGCTTTTGGGTGGGCTGTTGACCTTTACCACTTATCAGCCATTTGATGATGTTTGCCGGCCAGAGGGTCAGGCCTATCTTTATGCCCTTTATTATCAGAGCGGCACGGCCTGGTACCAGCCGGTGTTTAGTGAGGGGATCGGTTTGTCTGGCGATGATCCGCCGAACGTGATCAATAAGCTTGATATTGGTCGAGGACTTGCCACTACACCCAACTTGCATGTCGGTAGACAATCGGGGGATACGGCTTTTGTTCAGACCAGTACCGGAGCCATTGTTGAAATAAATCGGCCGACCCTGCCCATCAAGACGATGAAATCGGGTCGTATGAGTTGGCGAAGTGAATAA
- a CDS encoding pilus assembly PilX N-terminal domain-containing protein: MSTIKRIVFNLRCNPDSQGFLQHNETGSALIVAIVILAVLSLLSQILVQSSSTESKIAGNDRLHQETFYAADGATELAAELLEQNIACATGFTNATRGGLISVNTLAFWQNSDDSVEMPGDGGVGERPRDFHLPVGYAAGEPHTNFTIGGNARFALGSALEMPAGYEGKGKASASGGTHLIFDIATQRVGNAGSESIVWTQYRHVTGTEGICIP; encoded by the coding sequence ATGTCTACTATAAAGCGGATAGTTTTTAATTTGCGATGCAATCCCGATAGCCAGGGGTTTCTTCAACATAATGAGACCGGTTCCGCGCTGATCGTTGCCATTGTTATCCTTGCGGTGCTTTCTCTTTTAAGCCAAATTCTCGTTCAATCCTCTTCGACGGAGAGCAAGATTGCCGGAAACGACCGCCTTCACCAGGAAACCTTTTATGCCGCGGATGGCGCAACGGAACTTGCCGCCGAACTGTTGGAGCAAAATATTGCATGCGCCACCGGGTTTACCAACGCGACGCGCGGGGGATTAATTTCCGTGAACACACTTGCTTTCTGGCAAAATAGCGATGATTCGGTGGAAATGCCTGGAGATGGCGGCGTGGGAGAAAGGCCCCGGGATTTTCATCTGCCCGTTGGTTATGCTGCCGGAGAGCCGCATACCAACTTTACCATTGGTGGAAATGCCCGGTTCGCTTTGGGCAGCGCGCTGGAAATGCCTGCTGGATATGAAGGAAAGGGAAAAGCATCCGCCTCCGGCGGAACGCACCTGATTTTTGATATTGCGACTCAGCGAGTGGGCAATGCCGGAAGCGAGAGCATTGTTTGGACACAATATCGACATGTTACCGGAACTGAAGGGATTTGCATTCCCTGA
- a CDS encoding prepilin-type N-terminal cleavage/methylation domain-containing protein, with the protein MAEKRNIIERTMGNAGGFTLIETMIAIFILAVGILGLLSINLSTTKINFAARRMTTAAVENADRQEKLLALAYNDAVLMPGTTTTLVNGNYTVTWNVSAAGAPIPNVKTVTITTTWTENGENRSVAHVYYKADSF; encoded by the coding sequence ATGGCTGAAAAACGGAATATTATAGAACGAACCATGGGGAACGCCGGCGGCTTTACGTTGATTGAAACCATGATCGCGATTTTTATATTGGCCGTGGGCATCTTGGGCCTGTTAAGTATTAACCTGTCAACCACAAAAATCAATTTCGCCGCCCGTCGCATGACAACCGCTGCCGTCGAAAACGCGGACCGGCAGGAGAAGCTCCTCGCGCTGGCCTATAACGACGCCGTGCTGATGCCCGGTACGACGACGACCCTTGTGAACGGCAACTATACCGTAACCTGGAATGTGTCTGCGGCAGGCGCCCCCATTCCAAATGTGAAGACGGTTACCATCACCACGACATGGACGGAAAACGGGGAAAATAGGAGTGTAGCGCATGTCTACTATAAAGCGGATAGTTTTTAA
- a CDS encoding GspH/FimT family pseudopilin, which translates to MTDKVKNCYAFTLIELMVVISIFGVLIAVAVPSFNNMTVRHQLGGGARDIMAVMRQARTAAVKENTDIVVAFNTANNSYTVFVDDGAGSVDANSDGILDNALNWVCDGNERQLALGQLPKNVNMTAANFSGNPAFRFDRRGFPNDAANMLTGGMVTLADIQGGAVRNVVLLLSGHTSIQ; encoded by the coding sequence ATGACTGATAAAGTAAAGAACTGCTATGCATTTACGCTCATTGAGCTGATGGTTGTTATCAGTATCTTCGGCGTGCTGATCGCGGTTGCGGTTCCTAGTTTTAACAATATGACCGTTCGGCACCAATTGGGGGGGGGCGCTAGGGATATAATGGCAGTGATGCGCCAAGCCAGAACGGCAGCGGTTAAGGAAAATACGGATATCGTGGTGGCATTTAATACCGCCAACAATTCCTACACCGTATTTGTGGATGATGGCGCAGGCAGCGTCGATGCGAATTCGGACGGCATTCTCGATAACGCGCTGAATTGGGTGTGCGACGGCAATGAACGGCAATTGGCTTTAGGCCAACTGCCGAAGAATGTGAACATGACGGCGGCAAATTTTTCGGGAAACCCGGCTTTCCGGTTCGACCGGAGAGGATTTCCTAATGATGCAGCCAATATGCTTACCGGTGGCATGGTGACATTGGCTGACATACAGGGTGGCGCGGTGCGTAATGTTGTTTTGTTATTAAGCGGTCACACGAGTATACAATGA